ATACTGCTAACCATTACATGATCAGCGATGTTCAAACATGCAGATTTCACTTCTAATCAAGAATTCCGCTATGATTTTTACCGAGATTCTATGGTTCTTCACTATTCTCGCACCCCAAAATGCAAGATTGATAGCTTAAACGCATGTATCTCTCAAATGTTTGTGCAGCTTGGGACCTACCCGTGCCAGGTTTATGTCGTGTTTGATATGCTTAGTTAATTGTTTGAcatgttagataaaaaaattgaagttaattTCCATAATCACCCATTCAAATAGCCGCAATTAATTTAAACACATACAGATCATAAACGAGGTGCATGACATTTAGTTCTGgattaaaaagcaacaaaatttcctgcaaattaaaataacaagctTCCGAGCATTGTGTCTCTAAACAACACCGTTCCTCTAACTAGCATCTAATAGCCAGAGACTACAAAATCAAATCACTTTTTCTTCTCACCACCTCCAGCAGCCCTGCAAGAAACGTTACCGCGAAAGGCAATAATAAATCATTAGATAGAATAAGAGATTGGATTTCAAGTACATTTACAGATCTATTAAACATATTAGCTACAGCAACAAAAGGAAAATTGAATATCCAAGAAGCTTACCTCATCTTGCGGAGAACATTGGACATCTCCTCACGCTTCCTCTTAGCTCTCTTGTGCGTCCCAAGCTTTCTCTTAGCAACCTTCAAAGCACGCTTGTCCTTGCCAACCTTGAGGAGCTCGGTGATCCTCTTCTCGTAAGGCGCAAAGCCAGCAACTTCCCTGATCAAACTCCTGACAAAGAGAACTCTTTTGCTAGATTTCTGCACTCAACACATGCATGGGGAAGAGACCATCTCACAATATCAGCaatttattatacaaaaaaataataaagtccCATTGAGCAAATTGTTAATCTCAAACAATTCAACATAGACAGTCTCCTTTCAAGAGTATAATGTAACTCCAAAACCAGATTAAACAAATTGAACAGTGAAACTTGCATGATATAACGTTACTTACCCCTTTGCGATCAGAAGGACGTGGAGCTAAATCCTTCTTCGTGACTACATGCCCCTTATTCAAACCCACAAAAAGACCCGTATTTGGCTGTTTTGGAGCCATTGCTGAAACAGCAAAGATTAATTCAGCAcataatcaaaacaacatcacGACGTTAAACGAATCAAATTCAAACCACAAAAAATCCAAGTACTGAAATCACAAAGTTAGCTCATTCTACTCCAACTACATTCCAACCTATACAacacaaaacaaagaacacCAAGCTTCCATAGCACAAATCATAATAATGCATAAACGCGTTCTCAAAACTGTAtccaaaagagagagagaaaaggccTGATATGAATAACAATGTAACCAACAAACAGGAGATCACAAATATTTACAATCAAATTAGCAAAcgaatgggaaaaaaaatcgGCTTTAtatcaacaatatatatataataaatcttGGTGATGCGCTTAAAAGTGCTTGGAGAATTACATCTCGAAAGCTACACAAACAGACTAAGCCCTGAGACATGAAAATGATCAGAATAAGGCTGCATATTGGTGTAAAGATTCCATTTTTTTACAACCTAAAACAAGTTTAATATCAAGAAAGAAAGGCAATTTACAGCTACATGAATAGATAAAGCCCAAAAGGGCTCAACGAAAGAAGAGCATGGATTTAACGACGGTACCTTGGCTCAAATCAATAGCAGCGGCAAGTATGAGCGGAAGCAGGGAAGCAGGAAAGCTAGGGTTATTACAGTCTACTGGTTTATAAGAGAAAGGTAAGGGGTAATGTAGTCTTTTAAGCTTGTTAGGGAAAGGGCTTCTAGTTTCCTTTGTAAATGGgcttagacaaaaaaaataaagtgttcaAACTAATCTAGAATTCACATTAAGTGTTCCAGTTCAGTTGGAAGTTGCTAAAGGGGCAAAAACTTTAATATAAGTCCCAATTCTAGATGGGGGAATTTCACATTAAGTGTTCAAactagttttagttttcttatcTAGATTAAATCCTCGATATTatcgaaaaaaaatattctatttgaagaaaatagttttctatttttatttgttattcaatattaataaggtcttttagtttttatatatataaaaacatgataaaatctTGACAAGTGAAacatgactaaaaaaaaattaaatatttaaatatcttaTTGGTTTTCAAAGGTTTTAACCGTGTAAGAAGTAATTGTTAATGAATTCCATCAATAATTCTCATGTCAAAATCCGTAATTGTAAATGAATTCcatgaatattatatatttatgcaTAGAAAAACCATTAATTGATATGCAGCTTGATGTTTTTGGTTATAAGTCGGTGAAAGAGTTCggattaaaaacttaattgagAAATCCCATTTGAAGTCCGAATTAGAAGTTTCCTATTTCGTCAATCTTCACGGCCATTGATCACCCGGGATTTAATACTCTTGTAAAACATCTTCGGGCATTCGAAGACAATTTTAAACAACAATTATTTAAACACTACACTCTCTCATTAGCTTGACGGGGATTCTATTGTTATCACATGATTGTGTGATTAGAGCTATAATTAAGACAGATTAATTTGCAACTGGAGCTATCCCGAAGCAAAACCAGGCTGggcttaaaaaataacaagaaaaagtaAGAACCCAAGCGATTCGTTGActtgataatttaattgatttgttgattAAAAACTCAGTTAtaacctttttattatttatttatttttaacaaaaataatattttttttttttttaaaataaaattaattttagtcaaTCCAGTAACATAATTAAAACCCATAACATAACCTGTGCCTGATCGAAATTAAAAACTCAAGCTAGATGAAACTATTCATAGTAATTTGGTGGCATAGATTAGTAGTTGATGCCTCCACGAACAGGAACAACCATGTATGTCTGTCTCCTGAGCAAGGGAAGTTAGGCTAGCGTTTGAAGGAGATTGGTCCGGGTACTTCGACCCACCCCTTTCGGTTTTCTATCTCAAAATGCTAtcaactataatattttttttcaatttattttattttattttattttttaaaatttgatttatttatttcttttcaaaaatattagtaactagaatattttttaatctattttttttgcgttaaaaaaaatctaattcaaccctttttctttgttgtttatgAAAccgatcatatatatatatatatatatatatattttcaaaaaaaccagGGGAAGTTTCCTCCAACCCCTTGCAAAGAAAACGTTAAATTGGGAGCAAAAACCGTCCAAACAACCCATGCAAAGGTCCCATTACACAACAGCGTGAAAGACAGCATCCAAAGTAAACAGTTTAACTGAAATAccaaatatattatcttataaattaaCGAATTATTAATTTCTCAAGTTAGaactgtaaaaaatattatctaatcaaaattattaatatctttcatcacattataaataattaaataaatcataatcatccaaagtatatttttgtttaaattaaattaatctctTTAAAACGTTCTTATAATAATTTCCACAtgttaatataaacaaatatattttgtattaaaaaatattgtgcaTGGTCTTACCATCAACCTATCATGTGTCCATGTCCTCCCAACATGAACGAGTCCTCTCATCAAGTCTTCCGCCCTGTAAGAAAGTCGACTCATAAGATTTAGAGGGTGCTTGATAATGTggtagttgttattttttaaataattttttatgttaaaatgcatgttaatgattattttttatttttttaaaaattatttttgacatcaagcatatcaaaacgattcaaaacatacaaattatattaaattttaataaaaaaaaattgaattttgtggGAATGCAGTTTCAACCGCGTTTTTAAACGGTTcgttaatgttttaatttttttttaaattatatttttatgtttttaaattattttattataataaaattaaaaaataaatgttttttttaaattactttattatatttttcttaaaacaaatgctttaaaattcaatcaaaatcaCACTTACAAACATCCATCTCAGCAACTCCCCTTGCCCATCTTCAAATCTCCGTTTGACTTGCAGTTAGAActtagcagcagcagcagccttcAAATTTTCTGATAATTAATTCCACTCTATTTAATTTCCtgccatttttttaaatattcaatcAATACAACTCAGCCATTCCACTACCACCACCCAGCCTACAGTGTCAAACCCCTTGTACATGTCTAATCTCTCtcatcaagaagaagaaagctgtcATTTTCTTGGCAGTGAAAGAAAGCACATGCTTCAAACTCTTTGGATGGAATCTCTTCTGTGGCTTCCATGAATGCTGGCCTCTAAAGTTTTGATCTTTCACCTACTCAGCTAAATTCTGCTCTCGGGTATCTCTGTATCTCTTACTTTTGTCTTgttttctcttcctttaatttGGTTGAGTATCAAAAGCTTTGACAAAGAACCTTAGCAGTGGAGACCCGGATcagtttttgtttcaaaaagtCAACTTCTGGGCTCTCTAATCGCCTTTCGTTTGTAAAGTTTCAAGCTCTGGCGAGTGGTGTTTTCAATCCTGTACATATTCTTTATTGATGCTCTCAAATTCCTctcttttacttgttttttgtattgtttttgacaatttccATTTCTGTCACTCTATTCTTATTTGATGTGAGAATTGAGATCTATTCTTTTATACCATCTTGTTATTGGAAGAAGATTCTGGTTTGTGATTCTGTTTGTACTGCTCATAATACCCTGGATGTTGTTGGCCCATTGAGTTTTTGTGGACTGGTATTTCTGCTACTCATCCTACTCAGTTTATagcttaaaaatacaatttaaaacacATTCTCTGGTACTGAAATTCTCACCATTTTCAAACCATTTGAAATCTCTCCTCGCATTTTGAATCAATTCCTTGTACCTAAGAAGGAGTCGTATTGGTGTCCAATTGAATTCTTTCATCCTACAGTGGGGCACGTTTAGAATCATCCatctattttgatattatttccCTAGGTTCTTTCGTCATTTTCCTTCTAAATACAGTGTGGTTAGATTCTAGGCACCAATGTCAATCTTATGTGGCGTACCTCTCCTTGAGTGTGTGTATTGTCTAGCTTGTGCTCGATGGGCGTGGAAACGATGTCTCCACACTGCAGGTCATGACAGTGAGACTTGGGGTCTTGCAACTGCTGAAGAATTCGAGCCAATTCCTCGCCTTTGCCGCTATATTCTAGCTGTTTATGAAGATGATCTTCGGCACCCTCTTTGGGAACCTCCTGGAGGGTATGGACTAAAGCCAGATTGGTTAATCCTAAGAAGAACATACGAAGATACTCATGGAAGGGCGCCACCATATATATTGTATCTTGATCATGATCATGCTGATATAGTTCTAGCTGTCAGGGGCCTTAATTTGGCAAGGGAGAGTGACTATGCTGTACTTTTGGATAATAAGCTAGGGAAAAGGAAAATTGATGGTGGGTATGTCCACAATGGGCTATTGAAGGCTGCTGGTTGGGTTTTGGATGCGGAATGTGACATTTTGAAGGAATTAGTGGAAAAGTATCCGAATTACACATTAACTTTTACAGGTCATTCTCTGGGGTCAGGTGTAGCGGCAATGTTGGCTCTAGTGGTAGTGCTGCGTCATGATAAATTGGGAAACATTGATAGAAGGAGGATCAGATGCTACGCAGTTGCACCTGCACGATGCATGTCACTTAATTTGGCTGTCAGATATGCAGATGTTATCAATTCTGTAGTGCTTCAGGCAAGTTGTTATTCCAATTCATAcatatgaaaaaacaatatgaagatATACATCTAAAGAAACCTTAAcaaaatttacataatttttgctagagaataaaataaataatatcttgggATTTCACCTAACACCTTAAGCTTTTAGGTAGAAATAGTTTTTTGGTATGGTATTAAAGCCTTGATAACCAAGTAGTTaggagttcaaatctcaccattcacatttaattgataaaaattaagcacaagatagtGTAAATCTGTGcaaatttcaagctcaaagggTTTTTATTTGAGGaggtgtattaaaaaataatataaatcatacatTGAgatttaaccaaacaacttaaacttttaggttgagatggttttttggtACCTTTTGCATTGCTTATACCTTGTGTTATCAATATGTAACATTACATTTACCTTTCTTTCTATGAAAAAGGTTCTTTTTACTATAGCTTCTTACTGTTTCATATCTGATCAATATCACAGAAAATGTTCTTAAATTTTTCATGCTTCAACCTTTAGAAGAATGCTACTCACAGGGAACCAGTAAATATGGTGTTCCCTTGATTTGAAGCTTGTTTCCTTGTCTTGGGAAAGAGAATGAAATATTTAGTAGGTGACAAGGTCATGAACTGTTGCTGCCAGatgactttagtttttttattgcaaataaAGGTTTGAAATGTTTGATTTACTTGTTCACacgcataaatttttttagctttgaaaacCATGTAAAGAATCTGTCCATGGGTTGGTGTTAGTACATTGATGCTTGTAGATATGCTTACGTCTGTTTGTCATGGGGATTTTATCTGAACAACTTCCGATGAAGTTTCTAAATGCCTGTGGATTATTTTACTGGATCAGGATGATTTCTTGCCACGGACAGCCACGCCCTTGGAAGACATTTTCAAGTCACTTTTCTGGTACAGATCAAGttctttaattattaaagtttgatCATCGGTCAGAAGGTTATTAAAGCTTTCCTTGAAATCTTCTTGAAGAAGATAGACCATATCTGCATCAACCATTTGCAATGCTCTCTATTTTCTCTGTTGTGTTCGACGCACAACAGGAAAAAATTTACTAATGGAAGATTAACAAAAGGGAGGCTTGTAGAACAAAGTGCTTGAACTTATTTTTGACTAAGAATGTAGTTAGGTGATgacattaattatttgatactCTAAACACCATgaacttcccttttttttcaaaattttattctatGTGCTGTCCATTATTATAACAACTCACCGATTCTTctagttttccttttcttttacagtCTGCCCTGCCTACTATGTTTAAGGTGCATGAGAGATACTTGTATTCCGGATGAGAAAATGATCAAAGATCCGAGGAGACTGTATGCACCTGGCCGCCTGTATCACATTGTTGAAAGGAAGCCTTTCAGGTATTTCCTAGGGGTGTCAGCTTGGTTATGTCATATGGTTAGCAAAGTGGAGCATATTGCTACAAGTTTTTACTAAGCACGAATCATATAACTAGTCTAGGTGGGTTAGTGGTcaagtatttttatatctatCAACAATTGAAAATGgagtaaaaaaatcttaagtcCATTGTTCACGAGCTTTGTTGCCTTTACCAGTTTATGGTTTCAGTAGATATTCTAGTCAATTTTGGCCGGTAAAGATCTTTGAGTTTTTGACAATTGGACATTCTACGTGGTTTGCAGATTGGGAAGAATCCCCCCAGTTGTGAGGACAGCGGTACCAGTAGATGGGCGGTTTGAGCATATAGTTCTTTCCTGTAATGCTACTTCTGATCATGCAATCATTTGGATAGAGAGAGAAGCCCAGAGGGCTATGGATGTAAGTTTTCAATCTCTTAGTATTAAATTGATCTTTTCTGGACCAGGTTCTCAAACCATTAGTTGCTTTATTTTGCTGGCATGTTGGTTGTTGGGAGGGTCTATTTGCTGCTCTGAAAGTGGCAAGCTGTTGTTAATCAGTAAAAGATGCTGAAATTCTGGACTTTCCAGCACCACCCTCTTCTTCCCCTGAGGTTTGTTGCCAGGGTAGGGGATGAATGCTTGAAATTCCATAGACTATCTTTAGTAGCTTGATCTTCATGTTCATATTTTGTAAGTTCACGCGACACGTGAATTTACAGCAATACAACTGGAAACAGTGTTTTTCCACAACCTCTTGAATTCACTTGCACTCATTCCAGCGCTGACACAAATATATGCCCAAGGTTTCTTAAACTTTGGTTTTAAGAAAATTACTTGCAAGCTTGTATCATGACACGTGCGTCTTCTTCTCCTCGACTTAGATAATGGTAGAGAAAGATCATATCATGGAGATCCCAGCAAAGCAAAGGATGGAGCGGCAGGAGACTTTGGCCCGAGAACACAGTGAGGAGTACAGGGCTGCATTACAGAGGGCGGTTACACTCTCAGTTCCCCATGCCTATTCACCTTCCAAGTATGGAACTTTCGATGAGGTGGAAGAAGGAGAGGATTCGAATAGATCTAGCGGGGAATCTTCTTTTGGTTCTTCGAAGACAAGCAAGATAAGAGAGAACTGGGATGAATTGATTGAACGTCTTTTTGACAGAGATGTATCTGGTCACATGGCTCTCAAGAAATCACAAAGGGATGGATGATTTTGATCTTGGAGAGGGAGGGGATATGTTTGCTGCAAAAGacattaaattgaaattatatgtCCATTGATTCTTGAGTTGACATGTAAATataggattgaaaaaaaaaaatgaaaaatttgagAATTGGATCTGTGCTGCGAACATGATATACATGGAAGAAATAGATGGCACTGATCCAATATCTCTCACCATGCAGCCGCGGGGAGGAATTCAAGTTAATTTcccatccaaaaaatatgtttgtggGATGAATGTGTTCTTGAATATCATTAGGTTAGTAGCCTGTGCtataaagaaatatatgaatttataaataaaagaagttaatttttatactttaaagtagaatatataattatataaatattttactcacattgttttttttttttttttataaatatttttagagaaTAATCCTGCCTGCTACgtgcaatttatttttatttttataaatatctcatataaatataatttatttatataaaatatagataaattataataatattttcaattattataaaaaaagagttaaaacaACAGTTGAAAACATTAATtactgtgtatatatatatatatatatatatatatataaataaacctGCAAGAGGCTATGGCTAAAGTAATATATTCAGATAGTGTTTgagaatgtaattttttaaaaaatttaaaatttattttttatatgaaaaataattttttttaaataaaaaatatttttaaaaagtaattattgaTACATTTCTAACATGATTTCAAcccttattttcatgttttttattttttttattgtaaattattattattttatgtttttaaataatgttgatattaaaaataaattttaaaaaataaaaaaatagttttaaatacAGTTgaagacatgtttttttttttttttttttttttttaatttaaataaaacaaacatccCTGACAGCACGACTGAGAAAGATTGTATAAAGCAGGGAGCAAGTCTTTAATCAAAATCTTGGCGTTGCATCTCTTTGGAGTTTGATCTCCAATCCATGGCTTCCTTTGTCTACCTTCTTCTCTTCATGGTGCTAACTACAACCCAATTCTCCCTCTGTTTCGGAAAGAGGTAAAGAAACTCATCTCCTTTCTCATGTCTTATTTTCCAATGAAGGATCAAGTTTGTTATTTTAGCGTACGTTCACAATTTAATTTCTCTAATGGAAAATCacgttttacttttttttttaatctctgatTTAATTAGACATCTGAAGAATTGTGTTGTTCTTGATCTGGGTTTTTGTTACAACACTGTGTATAGTGGGATTGGGAGCTTCTTGGTGCTTTTTATCTTCTGATCTATAAAGGAACGATCTTTTTCTACAGCCGAATAGATATTGTGTGCATAACCTGATAGGAGATTTGCCTCTTGTTATCTGAGTGATTTTCTTTGATGGTATACTTGTTTTATACAGCAATAACCATGTCTTTCTTTGCAATTTTCTGCTTGAGTAGCCGAAAGGAATTAAGGAACAAGGAGGCCCACCTTGAAACAATGATACAATTTGGAAGCTCAATTCAGACCAACTGGGTAGACCCATCAAGAGTTGTCACGGTCTCTTGGCAACCAAGGTCAGGTACTTTGATTTGATAAAGTTGTTGTAGAGCGTTATGGCCCCAATAAAATCTGATATTAGTTAATTGGGAATTGTTATTGGTTGTGTTAAGTATTAAGGTTTTTAAATTAAGTATGTCTGGCTGAGCATTCGTCTTTGAATTATAGCGCAGAATGAATACTGTGGTGCTCAATGGCTCGGTTACTAAAAAATGTATGACTTTCCTTTCCTTGAATTAGGGTGTTCGTGTACAAAGGCTTTTTGACAGACGAGGAATGTGATCATCTTATTTCTTTGGTATGCCCTTGTCTTTTGCTCTTTTAGCCTTTGTTTTGTCTATTTGGAAATTATTggaattgcttcttttttttgtgcttaGGCACAGGGTACAAAAGAAACTTCTGAGGGAAAGGATGATGATTCAGggagaattgagagaaacagGCTACTTTCAAGCTCGACTTCTCTTCTAAACATGGATGTAAGCTTTTGTATGATTATATTCTTACAAACATGTGCATTTAATGCAGCATATTGTTACATTATGGATAATCACCTACCATTAGATTTTTGTTTGCAGATTGTGCTTTGATTATGTTCATTCATATTATATTTGGTTCATTTTGATTTGCTGTTTTTCAGAGGGTGTGTGAAGATTTAGTAGATGCTTTCTATCATTGAGTTGAGTATTAATAATCAAGAGGAACTTATTCTTCTATGTCATGAGAAACTGGTTCTTCTGTTAgccatttttgtttccttttcttattctgCTTGAAAATAGTTTGATAATGGTCTTTAGTTTTGTAATTGTCAAATGATGTTTCCAAGAGGACATTCTGATGGTTTGGGTTCAACATCCAACTCGGAGGCTCTGAATTGTAGACcactttatttcattttgataAAGTAGCAACTAATTTCTTTCAAGAGAGGAAAATTTACATTCTTTAGCTGGGAGAGAGCTCTGTGTAAACAGAGACTTACTGGTCCGTCACTTtaatattactttaaaaaaaatggctgGAGAGCATGTGTTGAGATTGCTCTTAGTCACGCTAGATTTGAAATTGTTGTTCTATTGCAAGACTTATATGACACTTTCACCACTTTGAATATAAACCTTCTTTTCTTTGCAGGATAACATACTTTCAAGGATTGAAGAAAGAGTTTCAGCTTGGACTCTCCTTCCAAAAGGTATGTTTGGTCACCCTGGCTCTTGTCACCATAGAATAGTTGTTCTGTTCCATGAACTGCGTATCTATATGATTTAGTGTTTCATGTTGTTGCATGACTTATATCGCACTTCAGAGAACAGCAAACCCCTGCAGGTCATGCATTATGGAATTGAAGATGCCAAAAACAACGATTATTTTGGTAACAAATCTGCAATCATTTCAAGCGAGCCTTTGATGGCAACTCTGGTTTTTTATCTCTCTAATGTCACCCAGGGTGGTGAGATATTCTTCCCTAAGTCAGAGGTTGGTGAGAAATCTTCTTTTGGTTCATTCATAAATGGAGGATTTCATTTCAGCACCACTCATTAACACCAGTATTCAATCTGTCACAGGTTAAAAACAAGATTTGGTCTGATTGTACAAAGATTAGCGATTCCCTTCGACCGATTAAAGGGAATGCAATTCTGTTTTTCACAGTGCATCCTAATACATCTCCGGACATGGGTAGCTCCCATTCTAGATGCCCTATCCTTGAGGGCGAAATGTGGTACGCCaccaaaaagttttatttaagaGCCATTAAGGTCTTTTCTGACTCTGATGGAAGTGAATGCACCGATGAAGATGAAAATTGTCCAAGATGGGCTGCTCTCGGAGAATGCGAAAAGAACCCTGTGTATATGATTGGTTCCCCCGATTACTTTGGGACATGTAGGAAGAGTTGTAATGCTTGTTGAAAGCCAAACTCGCAACTCTCTTTTTCCGTTTCATTAAACCAAAGAAAGTACTCTACAGTCTCCAgctgattattatttttcagcaGTTTTTAGAaggtttagttttttaatatagcaCATTCATTGATTTATTCCGTCAAGAAACTCTTCGGAGTTAGTATCCACAGTGTTCTTCCATCTCCAAAAGCCAATGGGGCTCGAATAATTCTGTGTACCTGATTGGATTTGACTTCTCTGTCGACAATGAATCAATCATAACTCTGCCGTCATAGaaatgacatcattttgtaGTCTGGAACACCTGCTCTTTTAAACAACCACCTAAAGATCATGAAAAGAAACCCTAGAAAAGTTGATCTCTTTTAACGAAGAGATTCAAATGGTCACTTCAAACAGTGAGTGTTTTCAGAACGTAGTACGTTTTgacttttggatcgttttgatgtgctgatgtcagaAAAATGATGTATTtcgacatgaaaaattatttgaaaagacaCGCTCTAAGACTATGATGGTATCACGAATGGAGGATGTAGAAATGGAGCCATGGAGCAAAAGGTAACCGTAAAAGCCTCTctcctaaacaaaaaaaaattggaataaaaaaagaaagaaataaaaaggctTCAAGCTCTCTTTGTTTGAGATTCCAGAGGAGTAGGAGAAGAAGGGTTGTTgagggaagaagaagacttgAAGGCCTCAATTCTGGGAGGAACACTTGATGTAACCccctttattttcttccaaacaTTTCTTCAACGCCTCCACATCACAGGCGACATCACCTTCTTCACACCCTTGctactcccccccccccccaatcttccaatttccttttctttccttgaaaagaagaagaaaacacaagaaaagtACAGGGCAATTctcaaaaaaagagagagtccCCAACCTATAAGGGTAATCTTAATTAGTCTCTGATGATCTATGTATTCTCAGACAAATCTTTTTGTTAgtttaagttaataaaatagCTATGTGTTCATGTAAAAAATCACGTGATTTctctttatttcattaaaaatccaTGAATTTGATAAAATCTCCCGCTTCAAGAAAATAACGAACATTAACACAGCTCAGGTTAATACATCTCCGTACCTGTGAAGAGGCAACGATCCCCATAAGACTGCGAGGCTAGGGATGAAGTTTAATGATCATGTTGCTAGATAGGGTATGGTAGATTTGATT
The genomic region above belongs to Populus alba chromosome 12, ASM523922v2, whole genome shotgun sequence and contains:
- the LOC118060494 gene encoding uncharacterized protein: MSILCGVPLLECVYCLACARWAWKRCLHTAGHDSETWGLATAEEFEPIPRLCRYILAVYEDDLRHPLWEPPGGYGLKPDWLILRRTYEDTHGRAPPYILYLDHDHADIVLAVRGLNLARESDYAVLLDNKLGKRKIDGGYVHNGLLKAAGWVLDAECDILKELVEKYPNYTLTFTGHSLGSGVAAMLALVVVLRHDKLGNIDRRRIRCYAVAPARCMSLNLAVRYADVINSVVLQDDFLPRTATPLEDIFKSLFCLPCLLCLRCMRDTCIPDEKMIKDPRRLYAPGRLYHIVERKPFRLGRIPPVVRTAVPVDGRFEHIVLSCNATSDHAIIWIEREAQRAMDIMVEKDHIMEIPAKQRMERQETLAREHSEEYRAALQRAVTLSVPHAYSPSKYGTFDEVEEGEDSNRSSGESSFGSSKTSKIRENWDELIERLFDRDVSGHMALKKSQRDG
- the LOC118060493 gene encoding probable prolyl 4-hydroxylase 12 isoform X2 codes for the protein MASFVYLLLFMVLTTTQFSLCFGKSRKELRNKEAHLETMIQFGSSIQTNWVDPSRVVTVSWQPRVFVYKGFLTDEECDHLISLAQGTKETSEGKDDDSGRIERNRLLSSSTSLLNMDDNILSRIEERVSAWTLLPKENSKPLQVMHYGIEDAKNNDYFGNKSAIISSEPLMATLVFYLSNVTQGGEIFFPKSEVKNKIWSDCTKISDSLRPIKGNAILFFTVHPNTSPDMGSSHSRCPILEGEMWYATKKFYLRAIKVFSDSDGSECTDEDENCPRWAALGECEKNPVYMIGSPDYFGTCRKSCNAC
- the LOC118060497 gene encoding large ribosomal subunit protein eL36y, yielding MAPKQPNTGLFVGLNKGHVVTKKDLAPRPSDRKGKSSKRVLFVRSLIREVAGFAPYEKRITELLKVGKDKRALKVAKRKLGTHKRAKRKREEMSNVLRKMRAAGGGEKKK
- the LOC118060493 gene encoding probable prolyl 4-hydroxylase 12 isoform X1, producing MASFVYLLLFMVLTTTQFSLCFGKSSRKELRNKEAHLETMIQFGSSIQTNWVDPSRVVTVSWQPRVFVYKGFLTDEECDHLISLAQGTKETSEGKDDDSGRIERNRLLSSSTSLLNMDDNILSRIEERVSAWTLLPKENSKPLQVMHYGIEDAKNNDYFGNKSAIISSEPLMATLVFYLSNVTQGGEIFFPKSEVKNKIWSDCTKISDSLRPIKGNAILFFTVHPNTSPDMGSSHSRCPILEGEMWYATKKFYLRAIKVFSDSDGSECTDEDENCPRWAALGECEKNPVYMIGSPDYFGTCRKSCNAC
- the LOC118060493 gene encoding probable prolyl 4-hydroxylase 12 isoform X4, whose amino-acid sequence is MSFFAIFCLSSRKELRNKEAHLETMIQFGSSIQTNWVDPSRVVTVSWQPRVFVYKGFLTDEECDHLISLAQGTKETSEGKDDDSGRIERNRLLSSSTSLLNMDDNILSRIEERVSAWTLLPKENSKPLQVMHYGIEDAKNNDYFGNKSAIISSEPLMATLVFYLSNVTQGGEIFFPKSEVKNKIWSDCTKISDSLRPIKGNAILFFTVHPNTSPDMGSSHSRCPILEGEMWYATKKFYLRAIKVFSDSDGSECTDEDENCPRWAALGECEKNPVYMIGSPDYFGTCRKSCNAC
- the LOC118060493 gene encoding probable prolyl 4-hydroxylase 12 isoform X3, yielding MASFVYLLLFMVLTTTQFSLCFGKSSRKELRNKEAHLETMIQFGSSIQTNWVDPSRVVTVSWQPRVFVYKGFLTDEECDHLISLGTKETSEGKDDDSGRIERNRLLSSSTSLLNMDDNILSRIEERVSAWTLLPKENSKPLQVMHYGIEDAKNNDYFGNKSAIISSEPLMATLVFYLSNVTQGGEIFFPKSEVKNKIWSDCTKISDSLRPIKGNAILFFTVHPNTSPDMGSSHSRCPILEGEMWYATKKFYLRAIKVFSDSDGSECTDEDENCPRWAALGECEKNPVYMIGSPDYFGTCRKSCNAC